Proteins co-encoded in one Brassica oleracea var. oleracea cultivar TO1000 chromosome C4, BOL, whole genome shotgun sequence genomic window:
- the LOC106340758 gene encoding uncharacterized protein LOC106340758: MGLDYSYSQPSQSDTFGGHTVSSGYDETADLIRRDQEEIRDNIAEQVHYPPQPEVEFGIPQICYCGRLPLLASSHSRNHPSRLYYTCANVDDGDCHVWKWWDVAVMEEMKARDLHTLELAQKVDSLTLMGDYVTEQKVAKLEEMVSKLSNKNPVFTNRFEMVVAFMVVVLVVMGMMVMFK; the protein is encoded by the coding sequence ATGGGACTTGATTACAGCTATAGTCAGCCATCACAATCAGATACGTTTGGTGGGCACACAGTATCCAGTGGCTACGACGAGACAGCCGATCTTATTCGTCGGGATCAAGAAGAAATAAGAGACAACATTGCTGAGCAAGTTCATTACCCGCCTCAACCTGAGGTGGAGTTTGGAATCCCGCAGATATGTTACTGTGGTCGTCTACCCCTTCTCGCAAGCTCTCATTCTCGAAATCATCCAAGTAGACTATACTACACCTGCGCAAATGTTGATGATGGCGACTGCCATGTTTGGAAGTGGTGGGATGTCGCCGTTATGGAAGAGATGAAAGCAAGGGATTTACACACCCTCGAACTGGCTCAAAAGGTAGATTCTCTTACCCTTATGGGTGACTATGTGACTGAGCAGAAGGTGGCTAAACTAGAGGAGATGGTTTCTAAGCTAAGTAACAAGAATCCAGTGTTTACCAATCGGTTTGAAATGGTTGTTGCTTTCATGGTCGTTGTTTTAGTCGTAATGGGGATGATGGTCATGTTTAAGTAG